CAGCATGAGCAGAGTGATTACTCacagaaaggaaaggaaggaaaatcACCAACGTTTAAAACACAGCTCCTTTCACAGTTTCAtatcacagacagaaatgtgaatAGTAACACTGCTCTGACCTTGAGTTTGACATGACAGGACTCCACCTGCAGCCTCTCCAGAAGGTactccaacaaacactgaccgcATCCTGAAGACTCATGGGAGATTTCTACAGTTCGATGATGGTTAAGGATATTACCACCACAGTGTAACAGACGAGTATGTCTGATCTGGACACAATGATTCTTCCCCGGTTAGAATATCTGTAAAGAACACCTCCCTGCTGGCATGTTTATATTATTAACTCTGGATTTCAACCCTTTCAACCCGACTTCAGCTGAATCATTTCATTTGCATGCATCATGTGAGCCACTATCACACTTACATCATCATCAGAGACCGCAGCTGCTGACTGATCCACAACACAAGCTGACAAAGGATACTTCCAATCTCTTGGAAAAGGTAGCCAGGACAGGGGTTTTCATCATCTGCTGTAGCCTTCATCAGAGTGGGGACCTTCAGTTGGTGGACAAGATGATGGTAAGAAAAAGGTGTGACACAAGTTCAAAGCTCATAATAAGGGACTGTATTGTATCCTATGACAACTGCTCAGTCCACAAACCGTTTAAACACAAGCTAACCTGTGTACTTAACAGTTTAATTAACGAGGGAACACAGACTGACATGGACTCAAACTTGGCATGACACCAGGGTCTGTGCACCAGGTTAGCTTTGGCCAGACAGACACTTATAACATGGCTGTGcgcctgtctgctgctgctgctttaagaCTGCAACGGAACAAGCTGGCAGCTCAGCAGAAAAATGACATGAAGTACAATTACCAAGTGTGTTTCTTGCTGTTAGCTAGCAGGCTAACAGTAAGCTAGTGATGGCACAACTTAAATTCAAATAGACACGGTAACGTATGTCGTACTCGTAATGCTCCGTTTATCCGTGACTGGTTTCCACAACTAGTCATGACCGTAAACAGCACTTACTTTCTGAAGAAAGGCCAGTCGCTCCATAAATGTTGCCATGATTTAGCAATCCTGGCTGCGGGTTACTCATCTTCCTCCGAGGGGTATGTGGGGAAGGCGGGGCTCGAGGTGACAGCTAGCCAATCATGGAACAGCAAGTAGCAATCCTAGAGTCTATTGGCGTTCTGGTTACGCCTACAGTCGAAATACAGCGAATCAACTCCAAGAGTGCTTTGATTGACAGAGAAATGAGCGAATCACATTACTGAATATCTTCCTGGATGTTTCCGTGATGACAGGGTCAACAATATGGCGCTGTCCGTGGTTCATATAGATGCTTCATCTGCTGGttgatgtgtattttttatttatttaacgcTTTATGAGTTTGCTATTACATTTTACAAACTGTGAAGTATTATCGGTTCTCTATCGGGCCCGTCAGTTGACATAAAAACCTAAAGGACCCCTGTTAATACCTGAACAACAACCATGTCTGGGTCTAATGCTTGGAGTCGAAGTCGAGAAAAAATGAGACTTTTCCCGGAACTTTTTGCCCAGTGTGCAGGAGAGgtaagtttagttttaattctATGAACGTATTAAACTCAGACATATGGTCCACACTGAAATACATTCCAGCAAGACGACTGTGCCAATTTAAACCACATGACAGCATCACATAACAGTTTTCCTATATAGCAATAGGCTGTATGTTTTGCAGTTCCCTGAAGTGAGCATCCCATTTATTTTTCCAACAGCATTTGAACGCCACCATGCTGACTGCTGTGATTCTGTGGAGTGCAGGTTATAAAAGCAGGCCAGTTATGAAATTGTAAAGAACATATCAGACATTTGGACCCAGTCGTTTGTGCAGCTTTCAGCCATTTGAccatctgtattttcttttctttaattatttgAATGCTTATTGAAATGTGTAGGATGTGTGCAGGGGCTTTTCTataatttgaggacattgggggCCTGGTCCCAACCTTTTGTAAAAGGGTCCGGGGGGATCTTATCCTGGGATCCTTATCCTTATCCATTTTTGCATCTTATTTTACCTTAAAattgtgtcatgtttttttcccttttaagaTTAATTATGAATTGTGATGTGATTAGTATTGAGTTGAAACAGAATACCGCACAACTGCTATCATTAGACTGAAGagaattttgaggtacttgtatgtgagtatttccattttatgcaactttatgCATATACTCCTACATCtctgagggaaatattgtgctttttgttttaataatctGGGActtcaaagtaactaaagcagacagttaaatttagtaaaatataatcaactaaatgatgatgtattgttatagattaaactacccagcagtacataaagcatttaaaatgagctccacctttaccagctgcaacattaaagtgatcgCCTGTGCATTATTCTCTCTTGCATGTGAACATGACCACACAGAATGTACAGCTTGAATAAAAACAGTATACAGTACCCAAAACTTGCTTTTTAGAGCAACAGTATATTATTTTTGTGCACTGATGCATCaataaaatgacacattattGGATCCTGTGCCTTTTTTCAAATATGAGGCCtattcttctttttaaaaatacatatagcCTTTATATTTAGATCAGTGgcttttctgaaaacattcaggGCTGAAGCCTCAGATGCCCAGGCCTAGCAGTGCAATTGGATATGGGATTAGCTTTGGATGAATAGGTTGAGCTTTACTGTCAGTACTCAATACAGGATTGCAAAATGAAATGCAGTTACATCTCTATGCTATATGGATAGTAATTACCAGAGGATAAACATTTGGGAAATCATAAACAAGCCCATAAAGTAAGATAGAATTATAGAGTAATAGCAAcaatgaagaaaaacaacattactGTGCATTTATGTACATGCAGTATACACATATTATGTACAACATAACTAAAGCTGTAGTGCAAAGAaactagagctgcaatgatttattgatttattgtcaGCTATTACATTAATTGACAATTAATTTGATGGGTAGGGCTGGGCAACTtggaaaatcaaatatcacaatattttttactaaaTACCTCAGTATCAATATTGCAACAATATTCTAGGgttgactgttggtgctttcacaaaatattgacacaaaaatattttaaataaatactcaTTAATAATGTGAATGTAATGACTAAGTGATTGAAGGCAAACAGTAGAACAGCTAATAGTCCGGGAAGTATTGATAATTAcgtcactttactgtaattagAGCTTTTACCAGGAACAGATAACACTTATGATATAACAATATCCAAACTTTAAGATATCTAGTCTTATATGACGATCTCGATAATGTCCATATATTGCCCAGCCATATTACTCTGTTTGTGTaattctttaagaaaaaaaataatcaaaaaacaGTAAACTGATAtctgggttgtggacaaaacaagacatttgaggacaccATTTGGGGCttttggaaacactgattgacattttttttaccattttataACATTTTAGACCCAACAACTAATCAAATAATGAATCATGAACATAGTAACTGACAGATAAACTGACAATGAAAAtagtcattagttgcagccctaaaagaAACCAGGTAGTGAGAATGGCGAAGGATGTGCTAAAAATCAAACAGAAGAGGTCAGCAGAGTGGAGACGGTAGAGTAACAGAGAAGAGAATTTACTTTAAGTCACACATTATCCTGCACAGACAGGGAAAATGATAACCGTTTCCCTTTGCATAATGTCAACTTGTGTGTGATTCAGGCAGCAGCGTATGGGAAGTGTGTAGCAGCTACCACTACAGGCAGACAGGAGCTGACCAAGGACATGTGTGCCAAGGAATTCACAGCACTGAAGACCTGTTTTACAAATGCAGTAAGTGGCAAAGTCAGCAATCCTCCTGCTGGTCTTGTGTAGTGGTGATACAGTGGATAGTTATCattcaaaataattattttttattacaggCCAAGAAAAAAGCCAAATGAACGGAAACTGTCGCGGCTTTGTTAGAATGGCGAAAATACAGTGGACAGACCTCTACGGTGCGGTGCTGTGGGAGAAGACTCCAAGTCCCACGTGTTGAGTGTATCATTTCATGTAGATGTTAACACTTCCTGTACTTGGCACTGTAAATGAGCTGAATATTTTTAACGTGTTGAAAAACCAACACACACCTTTTATGATACTGTTAAAATGGAGACTGCGTGTTATGTTGTACTGCTTTATACTTGAATATGCAAGACTGACTGTAATATACAGACGTGAATAAAATTTTGCTTTCGATATTATCAGTTTCTATtgttgaaacacacacaaacagccatGGGGTGTAATagagatgtttttatttattattaccagcaaaatgtacagaaattcAACCCCcatagaaaaatacaaaaatagccTTTTGTACTAAGCAAAGGTccaaaatgtgttgaaatgcCATCTGATGGAGGAATTATCTGAGAAGTTGGATTACAAAGAAACACTACAAATGTAGCCCACATGTCCTTCCACTTTCATAATCACTGTAGTTTACAGTAAGagtggaaacaaaaacactgccACATTTTGTGTTAATAAAACAGCAGCATATGGATTTGAAGGCACTAATAAATCAACTAGGAACAGATTTCGAAGATGGAATGCTCGATAAGTGATGGCCTGGATCCGGCTGCTTCGTCGTCCACAGTTTATCAAACAGTAAGGCTACATTAAATACCTCATAGCTCCAGCATGAGCTTGAATTCAGTTACTTTCGAATGAAAGTATAATGAAACAACTCTTACCAAGGCGCCTGAACCCACATCACATCCAATACGTGGTTCACAATTAACATGAATTTACAATATTTACAACTCAAAGTAACAATCACAAACACACTAACCCAACATTTAACGGAAAAACAGCACAGGAGACAATAAGCACAAACAGACGCCACAGAGGTGGTGATAAAAAGAAACTCAACTACAGACATTAATATATCCACCCTGTCTAAACACGTAATAGAATGGTATTTGCATAGATTTATATACATTTCAACAATAACCTTGTCAAAATTCTCCTccttaaacacaaaaataagtTAATATTTACACGCACTTTGCTCTTTCATAAAGACTTTGGGTTATTTCTGGAGCGCACAGTATcaagaaagagaaaatgttCCTCTTTGTCCACAACATTTCTGAAGGCAAGAAAGAACGTAAGGCATCGATATCATGGTCCACAGTATTACAAGTTTTCTGCAGGTGTATAGCGTGTGCTGAAGTTACTGTCCAATCGTTGAGAGAGAATCTGGGAGTGTGTGATGTGTTATTTCGCCCCTTCATCCTCTGAGGCCTGTTTAATCTGCCGCGAGTGCACCATAGCCCCAGCCAGTAGCCGATCCTCCAGGGCGGCGTGCAGGTCTGAGCCCCCCAGCTCCAGCAGGGGCTCCAGCCCCGGCACCCCTCTAGACACCCCAGTCTCCTCCGGGGGCCCTCCAGCGTCTCCGGGTCCCAGTGCCCTGCGCCTCCGCTTTAGATCCATCTCTCCCTGGTCCCTGACCTTCTCGTGGGAGCCCTGGGGGTGAGCCTCGGCTCTGACGGCCCCGTCTTCCACACCTTCTCTGGGGTCCGCCTGAGCGGCATCATTCTCTTTGAGGTCTCGTCCTCCTTTCTTCAAAGCTTCGCCGTCTTCTCTCTCGGCCCCCTGTGCAGCCTGTCTGTCTTCTGCCTCTTGCTTCAGCTGGGCCAGCCTCTCTCgagcctcctcctccgcctttttctctttcttcacCCTCTCAACTACTTCATTGTCTGCTTTCTGCAGCTCCTGCTGAAGTCTCTCCTCGGCAGCTTTCTTCTGTGCGAGTTCCTCCTTTAACGctctctccttctccagctCCTGCTCTCTGGCCagcttctctcttctctccctaTCCAGTCGTTCTTTTTCCACCCTTGCCTGCACTTCTTTCTCTATCCTCTCTTTCTCGGCTCTCTCCTTCTCTAGTTCCTTTTGTCTGGCCAGCTTTTCCTGTCTCTCCTTTTCCACCCGTTCTTTTTCTAACCTTGCCTgcacttctttttctatcctgtctctctctgctctttccCTCTGCACCTCCTGCTCTTTGGCCagcttctcttttctctctctttcaagGCGTTCTTTTTCCAgtcttgcctgaacctctttcTCTATCCGTTCTTTTTTAAGATTTTCTATGTTCTCTTTTTCCTTATCCAGGCTCCTTTCTTCGTTTTTAAGTTGAGCCACCTGGTCGTTTTGAGGTACAGGCTGGCGGTCATCAGGTCTTTTCTTCCCCAGTGGCACTCCCCTCGCCCCCAGCTCACTCTGCTTATGGGATTCTCCTCCAATTGCAGCATGGCCATCCTCCCTGTTATTGGCTTGAACAGCTACTTTAAGAGCCCCGACCTGAGCACCCTTATCCCCGGTCTGTGCTTGATTCTGGGCCATGTCATGAGGCTCTGCTACTCCAGCTCCGGCTCCGGCTCCAACTCCGGCTCCAACTCCAGCTCCAACTCCAGCTGCCTCCTTGTCGGAGTCCACTTCCACTCCATCCTGGACGCCTTTCTCTGCCTCACCTTCAGCACCCCCTTTAAGTTAAAACACTCGGTCACATTTATGTCTTAAATTCAGCACTACCACTTTTATTATGAAGCATCATGTCTGCTTATGTGTGCACGCACCAGCAGGTTGTTTCTGGTGGATTTCCTTGTGTTGCTCCTCTATGACAGCCAGTAGTTTCTCCTGCTGGTCAAGGAGTCTCTTCTGCTGCTCTTGCTGCTCCTTGATCACCTGCAGTAGCACGGCGTGGTCGAGCTGGCCCTCTACATGGCAAATAcatagaattaaaataaatcacaacctGCTCTCAGAGCATTAGTTATGAAGCTTAGTTAGGCTGATGTAGGGCCAGTTTCTAGGTGAGAAGGGAGGGGAAATATTTCACTATGGCTTAGTTCTGTCATCGATTCATTCTAACACACATTTCTAGATTGTAGCCTTACGGGGTAActaagtatttttcaacctggacactATTTTCCTGTGTCTAAGTGACGAATGGGAGCAATGATGATTGTTGCTCCAATtactcacttagacacaaaaacatagtaATATAGGGTACAAGTTAAAAAATATTGAACTAACTCTTTAAACATGAACTGGAATGGGCAGctttagacacacacagactatgTTAGGGGGCAAGGTGAGTGGGTGTACACTACACTGGCACATTATTAAGTTATATGATAAAACGGCTTATTAACGTATGTGCTGCACGTACATGTAAACATCTgagtgaacaacaacaacagaacattTAAGCGACAGGCCGAGACAAAGAGAAGAGGCAAGAGGGAGTTCATACCTGCGACCAGCTTTTTTATCACTGTGATAGGAGTCCGGCAGAGGACGGAAGAAAAGAGGGGtaaagatggaggaggagagagagagagagagagggagggcaAAAGTAAACAGAACAAGAAAgtcaacaaaagacaaaaaaagactgtGTGGTGTATCAAGCCGGGTCAAGAAGCAGGAGAGAGAAATGGATTTGAACATCTCTGCTGTCTTTTTAACCGATATGCACCATCACAAACAGGCACAATAAGCAAGAATCGATCACGGACATTAGATTACGtaagataaaacaagcaaaGTGAAGTAGGGAGAAGAGAGGCAGCATGCAGCAGATCATAGCAAATCCTTTAACGTATCTTATGACATGGCCAATTAAAGAAAAAGCCACCTTAATTCATCATttgtaatatatattttgtaattAAGTGTTTCACTGCTATTTAACTGCCTCagtctttttgttttagttCTCACATTTACAAGAATAACTTTAAAGTAATTGTTAAGTACTAGGTTGAAAATGCAGTCGAGATGCCGTCATTTTTACCCCACTTAAGGctgaacagaaaaaagaaatgtgctGGTCTCACTGTCAAAGGAACACTGAATTTCATAGCTGCAAACCCCATTCACACaaagctgcagctgcactgcATTCTGGTCAATGCAGTCTACTGATTTCAGAGAAACTGGCATCCCCCTCCTCTAAATAAAAGTCTTGCTCTATGATTGTTAAATGTTTGGGGGTTAAATGTGTACCATCTCTTGAATTGGCGggactaaaacattttgaagtaGCTGTATTTCAGATAAAGTCACATCAAACCAGACTATTGACTCAAGTCTTTGCCCCTGGACCCCTGAAAGTTTTCCTCTCTACTCACCATCCATCTTCTCGTCTGCTGTATCTTTGCTGTCTGCGGCTAGAGCCTCGTCTCCTTCAGGAAGTAGAGCTGAAGGATCACCAAATAAGCAGGTCAATGTTTTTCTACCCAGCTTCCTTTAAACTGCAGTttcagaagaagaaagacaagTACTCACGTTTCCCCGCAGCATCTGGAGCTTTGCCCACTTTATCGACTTGATTGACCACAGCTGCGTTCCCTGCAAGAGGATCTTTCACAGGATCGAGCTTCTCCGCTTCTTTTAGCTGGTGAACATCCTGCTTTTTGTCTGCCTTTGCAGCAGGCTTCTCTGCGATCTCATTGGACTGGACTTCACCTCCACCTAAATCCACGTCCTCTTTCGCCACAACAGCCTCTGCTGGCTTTGGTTTCTCTTCAACCTTGTTGTCTTTTATGTCCACTACCTCCGCAGCGTGCCCTAAACCTggctctttatttattttagcttcttcctctcctccccctgcaggttgtttcttttcctcttccaGCTCCTCGTTGTTTTTTCTCGTGTCAACCATGACCTCGTCATGAGGGATGGGTGGCTCATGGCGGTGGGCCTCGCCCTCTGGTACAGCGACACCTGGGAAACACAGATGATATTAACTCTACACAGTCCAATGATGATCCAGTGAAGGTTCCAGCTTAGGTTCAGTTTCCTTACCAGCATCAGGGCGGTCCAGCTgcacctcttcctccttcttcctctcagGCAGCTCCACCGGTCCTTTAATCTGGGGGGGCTCAGCTTGGTTGTGCGGTTGTACCACCTCCACGGCTGGAAGGTCAGGTTTCTCTATCTCCACTGGCTTCTTGTTTGGAAGATTttctacacacagacacaaagaccaCCATCTATTAGGACACAGACCACCCCTCCTCGTATGTGAGACTGTTTTAAATACTGCAAAGTGTGtgcgactggataaataagacttggattatactgctcgagttgtgtgaaagtttgtaaacagatgttttgatataattttgctttcaataaACACAACACTAACTCAACATAACACAGAGTAAGTAATTATTATACATATGGTATTTGTATTTGATTCTGtgggtgaagcattcctttaaagCACAATGAGTAAATAAGTCCTTTAGCATCAGATTTACACAACCataaaaagtttttacgctcCTGTCTGCTTTTTATTTGCCTTTGCTGCATTTTCTCACACAGCCAGCACACACAGTCAGTCTGAAAAATATGACGCACATTACTGCAACTAAATTAAGAAACCATAATTTTGACACCTCATTTAGCCCACTATGTTCTCTTGTCTgagaaaagtaaaatgactgtattCTAGCGCATTACTATTTAACACCGGCCTTGACAtgcagattttattttcttgtacaGTTGTGTTTATTACGCACATTAACTGTtggcattaaaataaattaacaccTCAGCATATCTCGCATGAACTCTGCCTGCTAATGCTCTCAGATGTAATTGATTTCAAGCCGGCTATTACTGAGGAGTACATCCACTAGGTGGCAGCAAATACTGACAATGGTGAAACGGGCACAATTGGTTTGGTGAAATAAttgaaaagagaagagagagggagatgaatTAAAATTGAAAGTGACAAACGGGAAACA
The Epinephelus moara isolate mb chromosome 13, YSFRI_EMoa_1.0, whole genome shotgun sequence genome window above contains:
- the ndufaf8 gene encoding NADH dehydrogenase [ubiquinone] 1 alpha subcomplex assembly factor 8, with amino-acid sequence MSGSNAWSRSREKMRLFPELFAQCAGEAAAYGKCVAATTTGRQELTKDMCAKEFTALKTCFTNAVSGKVSNPPAGLV
- the slc38a10 gene encoding putative sodium-coupled neutral amino acid transporter 10 isoform X3, which encodes MTASNWGLIMNVVNSIVGVSVLTMPFCFKQCGIVLGTLLLFFCSWMTHKSCMFLVNTASSTKRRTYAGLAFHAYGKPGKTVVEMSMIGLMLGTCIAFYVVIADLGSNFFAQLLGLQVTSSFRVLLLIAVSLFIVLPLSLQRNMMSSIQSFSAMALMFYTLFMFTIVLSSLRYGIISGSWVERVHLWRFKGVIQCLPIIATTFCCHPQVLPTYDSLDEPSVKRMSTIFTSALNVVTIFYITVGFFGYVSFTEDIAGNVLMNFPSNLVTEMIRVGFMMSVAVGFPMMILPCRQAINTMLFEQQQKDGTFAAGGYMPPLRFKMITLCIVFGTMLGGILIPNVETILGLTGATMGSLICFICPALIYRKIQKNGIISLLVLWVGLGILLISTFTTLSISARSPGTKGPLHPPPAPVKNNQQLPDLPELLENLPNKKPVEIEKPDLPAVEVVQPHNQAEPPQIKGPVELPERKKEEEVQLDRPDAGVAVPEGEAHRHEPPIPHDEVMVDTRKNNEELEEEKKQPAGGGEEEAKINKEPGLGHAAEVVDIKDNKVEEKPKPAEAVVAKEDVDLGGGEVQSNEIAEKPAAKADKKQDVHQLKEAEKLDPVKDPLAGNAAVVNQVDKVGKAPDAAGKPLLPEGDEALAADSKDTADEKMDEGQLDHAVLLQVIKEQQEQQKRLLDQQEKLLAVIEEQHKEIHQKQPAGGAEGEAEKGVQDGVEVDSDKEAAGVGAGVGAGVGAGAGAGVAEPHDMAQNQAQTGDKGAQVGALKVAVQANNREDGHAAIGGESHKQSELGARGVPLGKKRPDDRQPVPQNDQVAQLKNEERSLDKEKENIENLKKERIEKEVQARLEKERLERERKEKLAKEQEVQRERAERDRIEKEVQARLEKERVEKERQEKLARQKELEKERAEKERIEKEVQARVEKERLDRERREKLAREQELEKERALKEELAQKKAAEERLQQELQKADNEVVERVKKEKKAEEEARERLAQLKQEAEDRQAAQGAEREDGEALKKGGRDLKENDAAQADPREGVEDGAVRAEAHPQGSHEKVRDQGEMDLKRRRRALGPGDAGGPPEETGVSRGVPGLEPLLELGGSDLHAALEDRLLAGAMVHSRQIKQASEDEGAK
- the slc38a10 gene encoding putative sodium-coupled neutral amino acid transporter 10 isoform X1 — protein: MTASNWGLIMNVVNSIVGVSVLTMPFCFKQCGIVLGTLLLFFCSWMTHKSCMFLVNTASSTKRRTYAGLAFHAYGKPGKTVVEMSMIGLMLGTCIAFYVVIADLGSNFFAQLLGLQVTSSFRVLLLIAVSLFIVLPLSLQRNMMSSIQSFSAMALMFYTLFMFTIVLSSLRYGIISGSWVERVHLWRFKGVIQCLPIIATTFCCHPQVLPTYDSLDEPSVKRMSTIFTSALNVVTIFYITVGFFGYVSFTEDIAGNVLMNFPSNLVTEMIRVGFMMSVAVGFPMMILPCRQAINTMLFEQQQKDGTFAAGGYMPPLRFKMITLCIVFGTMLGGILIPNVETILGLTGATMGSLICFICPALIYRKIQKNGIISLLVLWVGLGILLISTFTTLSISARSPGTKGPLHPPPAPVKNNQQLPDLPELLENLPNKKPVEIEKPDLPAVEVVQPHNQAEPPQIKGPVELPERKKEEEVQLDRPDAGVAVPEGEAHRHEPPIPHDEVMVDTRKNNEELEEEKKQPAGGGEEEAKINKEPGLGHAAEVVDIKDNKVEEKPKPAEAVVAKEDVDLGGGEVQSNEIAEKPAAKADKKQDVHQLKEAEKLDPVKDPLAGNAAVVNQVDKVGKAPDAAGKPLLPEGDEALAADSKDTADEKMDVIKKLVAEGQLDHAVLLQVIKEQQEQQKRLLDQQEKLLAVIEEQHKEIHQKQPAGGAEGEAEKGVQDGVEVDSDKEAAGVGAGVGAGVGAGAGAGVAEPHDMAQNQAQTGDKGAQVGALKVAVQANNREDGHAAIGGESHKQSELGARGVPLGKKRPDDRQPVPQNDQVAQLKNEERSLDKEKENIENLKKERIEKEVQARLEKERLERERKEKLAKEQEVQRERAERDRIEKEVQARLEKERVEKERQEKLARQKELEKERAEKERIEKEVQARVEKERLDRERREKLAREQELEKERALKEELAQKKAAEERLQQELQKADNEVVERVKKEKKAEEEARERLAQLKQEAEDRQAAQGAEREDGEALKKGGRDLKENDAAQADPREGVEDGAVRAEAHPQGSHEKVRDQGEMDLKRRRRALGPGDAGGPPEETGVSRGVPGLEPLLELGGSDLHAALEDRLLAGAMVHSRQIKQASEDEGAK
- the slc38a10 gene encoding putative sodium-coupled neutral amino acid transporter 10 isoform X2 — protein: MTASNWGLIMNVVNSIVGVSVLTMPFCFKQCGIVLGTLLLFFCSWMTHKSCMFLVNTASSTKRRTYAGLAFHAYGKPGKTVVEMSMIGLMLGTCIAFYVVIADLGSNFFAQLLGLQVTSSFRVLLLIAVSLFIVLPLSLQRNMMSSIQSFSAMALMFYTLFMFTMVLSSFKHGLLSGWWLVQVNVVRWEGVFRCIPICGMAFACQSQVLPTYDSLDEPSVKRMSTIFTSALNVVTIFYITVGFFGYVSFTEDIAGNVLMNFPSNLVTEMIRVGFMMSVAVGFPMMILPCRQAINTMLFEQQQKDGTFAAGGYMPPLRFKMITLCIVFGTMLGGILIPNVETILGLTGATMGSLICFICPALIYRKIQKNGIISLLVLWVGLGILLISTFTTLSISARSPGTKGPLHPPPAPVKNNQQLPDLPELLENLPNKKPVEIEKPDLPAVEVVQPHNQAEPPQIKGPVELPERKKEEEVQLDRPDAGVAVPEGEAHRHEPPIPHDEVMVDTRKNNEELEEEKKQPAGGGEEEAKINKEPGLGHAAEVVDIKDNKVEEKPKPAEAVVAKEDVDLGGGEVQSNEIAEKPAAKADKKQDVHQLKEAEKLDPVKDPLAGNAAVVNQVDKVGKAPDAAGKPLLPEGDEALAADSKDTADEKMDVIKKLVAEGQLDHAVLLQVIKEQQEQQKRLLDQQEKLLAVIEEQHKEIHQKQPAGGAEGEAEKGVQDGVEVDSDKEAAGVGAGVGAGVGAGAGAGVAEPHDMAQNQAQTGDKGAQVGALKVAVQANNREDGHAAIGGESHKQSELGARGVPLGKKRPDDRQPVPQNDQVAQLKNEERSLDKEKENIENLKKERIEKEVQARLEKERLERERKEKLAKEQEVQRERAERDRIEKEVQARLEKERVEKERQEKLARQKELEKERAEKERIEKEVQARVEKERLDRERREKLAREQELEKERALKEELAQKKAAEERLQQELQKADNEVVERVKKEKKAEEEARERLAQLKQEAEDRQAAQGAEREDGEALKKGGRDLKENDAAQADPREGVEDGAVRAEAHPQGSHEKVRDQGEMDLKRRRRALGPGDAGGPPEETGVSRGVPGLEPLLELGGSDLHAALEDRLLAGAMVHSRQIKQASEDEGAK